TCCTTGTATGTTTTCCAGGACAAGTGCTCCAAGATGCTCAGACAAGCAAAGTGAGCAAGCTAATGTtcatgatgtcactgcttctgcagtcTGACATACAAAACCCTCAGGTGATGAGTGAAGAACCCAAGACACTGTGGAGAGGATACAGTTACTTGTTCAGCCTGCTGACACTGGAAAAAGTTCCTGAGAGACACAAAGCACTACTTGGTGAAACTCTAAGGGACAAGAGGCTGCTTAGTCTGTCACCACTGAACACTTCTTGGGGCAGTCACTAATCTCTTGTAACTTTCTCCAATTAATCCTATGTTGCATGCCATCTCTGAGCACTTTGTTTGGCCTTTCCAGCAATCTACCCCACTGCCCTGGCACAACTGCGCTGTGAATGTGACAAAtggatatatcacatttatttaatccatttttcATTTGATGAATATcaggttgtttccactttttgatTATTAAAAACAATGCTGCTTTATCCaattaatatttacataaacaTCTACAAATCTGAGGTAAGTagtcaaaggaaaaatattaaactaGGATTTTGAAGCCTAGGATCTAATTCTAGCTTTGGTAGTAACGCCACATTCACTAAAGGAACCAAgacaaaaaaattgttcaacttttaacactaatcttttttttttttttctttttcaagtgttTGGCCTGGGTTCTGAAGCAGTTAGAAACATTGGCTTCAATAATTATACAACAGCAAGTGCATTCAATATTgtaatccagggctggggttgtggctcagaggtagagtgatcGCCTTGCacggccaggccctgggttcgatcctcagcaccacataaaaataaataaaaaaataaaggtatgtgtccaactacaactgaaaattaaaaaaaaaaaaagtgaagaaaaggtattgtgtccaactacaactaaaaaaaaaaaaaattgtgatccatttcaacctgaatttttttttccttgaacttAGTTTACTATGTAATTTGGAGAATaccaaaaaattcaattttatgttGCTCCTCTTTAGAAAAAGGGTGCTTTCCGTCATACCCAGTGATGGATCTTCTattaatgaagaattttaaaataatcggAACTTTCTAGATTGTATTGAGGAAATTCACTTCTTCACTTTCAGTTCTTATGTCTTCCTGGGAACGGATAGTTcctaaaatcctgtcatttgtcaCCACAATCTCAAATTCGCCTTGCTTCCTTTTTATACATAAAGACGTTAAAGGAGGATTTGAGAAAATTGTAGTTGACCATTCTGATAAACTTGAACTGGAACAAAAATCTTATTTCCTTTGTCAAACGTCTTgggtaaataaaattttgttttgattcagaaaaaaatgagggtCAAAATCAGTGAAAAACGAAACTGCTTTTTGAGATCAACGGTGAAGCAAATGACACACGGAAACGTACTTCGAGAAGGCGTCCTTATAAATTACCTGGCGGGTTACTACGCGAGGGAAAATTCACGGCCCAGACGCCGACATTCTGCCAGGGGCGACTAGCGCGGAAATTCCGGGCGCCGGGCGGGACTGCAGTCTCCTAGGAAACGGCCGCGGGCTCGTCCTTTGTGTGCGCTGAGACGCGCACCTGGCtgggcgggcgggggggggggggggggggggtggagggggcggggggggtggagggggcggggggggtggagggggcggggggggtggagggggcgggggggggtggagggggcggggggggggtggagggggcgggggggggtggagggggcggggggggtggagggggcggggggggtggagggggcggggggggtggagggggcgggggggggtggagggggcgggggggggtggagggggcgggggggggtggagggggcgggggggtggagggggcggggggggtggagggggcgGGCGGGGTggagggggcgggggggtggagggggcggggggtggagggggcggggggggtggagggggcgggggggggtggagggggcgggggggggtggagggggcgGGATGCCGTCCGCGCCTGCGCGGGCCTCCCTCACCACGGCGTCAGAGAGGCCCGGATGCCGGACGCGGAGACGCGCTGTTGCCATGGCATCCCCTCCTGGCCGCCGCGGAAGCGGGTGCTGGAGTCCCTTTCGCCTCGCTGTCAGAGCTCACTAGCAGGAGGCGAGAACTCCCGCGGCCACCTCTGTGACCCCAGCCGCTGCGCCTCACACAggcaggagggggctggagggCGAGGAGTGGGGCACGGTGCGGGACGGGTCCGCGGCGGCGGGGCAGACGCCAGGAGGGCGGGCGTCAGTGCAGCGGGACGGCTTGTGCGGTGGCCTCGGGGACCCCCGGAGCTTTTTCGCACCGCTGTACGGCCAGGTTCCGACCGCGAGAAGTGCCAGCTTCCTCCCTGGGAGGCAGGCGCCCGCCATGCTGGCTCCGGGCCGCTCTGGAGACCCGCCCCTCGGCCGTGCAGCGCGGAGGGCCGGTGGCGTCCCGGCGCGGGAGCTGGGGACCCCTGCCCAAGGGCTGTTTGTATTGTGCTCCCGCACTTATTTATTCTGCATTAAAGGCTTCCGCTTTGACGTTCTCTCAGTCCTTAGCTTTTCAACAAGCGTGCTTAGAAGGCTTCCAGGTAAGACCGCAGTCGGTGAATTCGTGACGGCTCTGACTGTCCCAGTCCCCGACTGTCACTCAACTCCGAGGCTCAGGCTCCTCACCGCGCGGGGTCTGTCCGACACTCGGGAGGAGGGTTGATTTCAGTCTCTTCCTACATTTCTCTGTAAGAGAATGTAGGCTAAGTCACTTACATAGATTCTACTGTTGATAAATGCTGAAATCTAAATGTGGCCCAGATCCAGAAGGAACGAAGTGTCAGGTAGTGGGTTGCCTGAGATGCGTCTCTGTTTGGCATGCTGACTGTGTACCATATGGACAGTATCGGGGCATGGAGATTAAAAGAATCCTAGGGGTTGAATATCCTGTggtgcattaaaaaaaacaactaagggACTTGGCAACAAgagtttatggtttgtgtcctttgtttACTTGAGGAACCGGCCGTGAATTTTTTTGGAGGTACAGAAATAGGATTACATTTCAGATTTCATACAGCTACAGTTATTTCTCAGTTACTTCACCTATGTATGCTTTCCCCCTTTAAGTTACAATAGTAGAATTTAATAACACCTAATATGTTTGACTTATaatcattgtatttttattaattataccatttctgttttagtttaaaCCTGAGTTTTCACATGGACAGGATTCTTTGTAAATAATAAAGCACAATCCCCAAGTTTTCAGGAAACTGCTTTTGAGTTCAGAACTaggtttattataaaaatgagggAAAGCACTAAGGAGTCCCAAAGAAGTTTTGACCTAAAAGTAATGTCACTTAAACATCTTAATAAACTTTAGATACCTCGTCTGGAGAGGAGCTGATTATCCCAAGGCACTGTGACTGTGAAAAAcactactatttttaaaatttcagattatGAGTTTTACTTTATTCTACATCATTCAGAGTGCCCTTTTTAAATTAGTAGGTAGGTAGACACAGCTTAAGGGATTTAGCTGGTCTTGCAGCTAGGAAGTCTTAAATAAACTTACTCTGAACATTGATTGGTTTCTCCAGGTCAAAATATTATTGCCCTGAACATCTGATTTACAAATTATGGAAGCCTTACTTTTGAAATTCTTTAAGAAAGTCCATTCTGTATTTTTAGTTGAAAAGAAGTAAATATCTGGAAGGACTTATAGTACAACTAAtactttagaaataataataattctctaGTTGAACagttgaataataattttatatttaatattatctgaCAGTCCTATTTACTGTTACTGTCTTCTTGATAGTACGAGGTATGAaagttttttaatgaaaaatgtattttatatagaatacATTTTATACTTCTACGAATCAACTTCACCAATAGTAAGAATTAGTTGATACTTATTAGAAAgctctgagggctggggctgtagctcagtggtggatcgcttaccttgcacatgtgaggcactgggtgtgatcctcagcaccacaaaaaaataaaggtattgtgtccatctacaagtaaaaaaaaaaggatggaaattgatgtactcatttttatttgaacATGAGCAAATGTAAATgggtcaaacaaacaaaaatcattttctgTGACCTGGATGGTGTTTTAATGATTGGCAGGGGATGTGGAAATCCTTTTCTAATCCTCAGTCGTCTCATCTACCTTTTTAAACCTCCTTCTAAGATTAGTGTTTCAAAAATTGTAAGGTTGTTAGGAATGTTCACATATAGAAATGTTTTGCCATTTCAAGTCCCTCATTAGGGTATAtgcaaatatgtttattttgacaTTCTATGTTAGGTGTTTAATATGTCTTAATTAGCTTACCTTCAGTATTAATCTCCATACCATATTATACCTCTAAAGTAGATTTACATAtaccttatcttttaaaaatcttatagcatttattctttaacaaacagaaaatgaatgaaaataaagatactgaTTCAAAAGACAGTGGAGAATATGAAGATGACTTTGAAAAGGACCTGGAATGGctaattaatgaaaaagaaaaaagtgatacCAACGTAATAGAGGTATGTATAAATTGTCAACAATATTCATAATAATTACATTAACAAAGTGCTTTGTGATTCTTGAAGATTTTGACATATTAGCTCATCTAAACCTCACAAAAAGTTTTTGATATACTTGGACAAATAAAATTCCTGTCatagagatgagaaaattgaggcataGTTTAAATGTTACATTCTAAGGCATGGAACAACGAGGTAACAGGGattaaataatacttaaaataataattataaagttataatttacattattaaataacaaaatcatgattTATTGCTTTGAACATATAATTTCCATTTGCTTAGCATGTCAAATTCCTACTTTCAGGAGTGAAGTTGTGGGGTTATACTTCTAAtgccaatgaaaaataaaagaaatcccttaaaatataatatttaagctTACATTTGAAACTTTAAGACTGAATTAGCTgtttagaagaaggaaaatacagaaaaaagtaaAGTGTCAAAGACTGGCCATTAGATACTTCTAGGCAAAAGAGATCCATTAAATGTGGTCATATACTATTTATcagagatgaagaaggaaaattcaggaaaataaacCAGTTCCTGGATCATGTaggttctttctctctctctttataaatatatagtgtgtgtattttatatagtatttgtgtgtgtgttcatgtgagAATAAGTGGGAAGTAATGAGAAGAGCTGATACTGGGATATGAATAGGTGATTTTAGAAGGATAAAGCTCAGAGTATTTAGAGAAGAACCCCGATTTAAGGGGATTAAGGAAAAgaacatgagaaaatgaaaacagcagATATTACAAACTTTTCTTGGTTCCATTTTGCTTTCTTAGTGATGGAGAAGACAAATAGGGTAGATAACTATTTTCAAAAGGCAACAAAATCAAAAGTGAAGATTTTCCTAAGATGGTTTTTAAAGGGAGTTTTATGAATTTGAACAGAAGAATAGTCAGAACCAGTAGAGGTAAAGATACCCAGAGTGGTAAGGTTGAACCAAGTTCTCATGACTGGAATGGTGTGAGATCCAGAGCACAGGGTGATAGAATTGTCAGTGAAATATGAATAAGAAGCCCTTACATATTCCTAATCATAAAAttcacaaatagagaaaaatctattttgattTGTCCACataataaatgaacaattttataaaaaatagaacctcatatcctttttttttagatGGTTTGCAAGAAAGAAGAGAATGCTAATGAGGAATTAAAAGAGAGTGAAACAGAAGTAGAACTCATGAAACAGCTTTCTGATCCTGACAAATCCTTGAAGGATGAGGTTTCACCAAGAAGAAATGATTTCATTTCTGTCCCAAGTATTCAGCCACTGGACCCTGTATCAGATTCAGATAGTGAAAACTCTTTCCAGGATTCCAAACTAGAAAGCCAGAAAgacctggaggaggaagaggatgaggaagTAAGGAGATAcataatggagaaaattataCAAGCTAACAAGATTCTGCAGAATCAAGAACCTGTGAACTataaaagggagagaaaactTAAGTTTAAGGACAAGTTAGTTGATTTGGAAGTTCCTCCACTAGAAGACAATGATatgtacaaaaattattttgaaaatgaaaatatgtgtgGAAAACTCTCACAGTTATATATTTCCAATGAGTTAGGATCAGAAAGTGTGCTGCTATCACTTACTGATGGAAGCTGTGAAGAGAACAAAGATAGGAAGATACTGGTAGAGAGAGATGGGAAGTTTGAACTTCTGAATTTACAAGACATTGAGAGTCAGGGTTTTTTGCCCCCCATTAATAATGCTAGTAGTACAGACAATGAACCCCAGCAGTTGTTACTCAGATCTCCCAATTCCTCTATCAATTGTGTCAAGAAAGAAGAGCCTGTAGCAAAGATTCATGCTGTCACTCACTCAACAGGAGAGCCATTGGCTTTTGTCCCTCAGCCACCACCCAACCCTAGGACTTGTCAAAACTTTGCTCCTAACTCAGACAGAAGTAAAGGAAACGGAAAATCTCATCACCGGACACAGTCTGCAAATACATCTCCAGTGACCTCAACATATTGTCTTTCCCCTCGACAGAAAGAACTCCAAAGACAGCTAGAACAAAGGAGAGAAAGGCTAAAAAAAGAGGTAAGAATACAAGTGGGAATTATATTGAAAATAGAGTATATTTCTGATTTATAAATGCAACAAGAATTGAAATTATTGTCCAAAGTATTGGAGATTTtgcctactttattttttaattgttaagtgTTAAGAATaaaacacaggggctggggatgtggttcaagcggtagcgtgtttgcctggcatgcgtgcagcgctgggtttgatcctcagcaccacatacaaataaagatgttgtgtccgccgaaaactaaaaaaataaatattaaaaaattccaaaaaaaaaaaaagagaatgaaacacaGTAGAATCATCTGAATTAGAAGAGTTTGCTATTTTGACAAAACATAAGGAAAACACATTGGATTCtattatttaaagataatttaatcATGGATTTGAATAATTCAGTTTGTTTAAGTGATAAAATTTTAGAACTGGAGAGGACGTAAGAACTTGTTGATGCAGCTCCATTTGATAGACAAGCCTAAGGAGGCTGAAGTTCAGCACCTTGCCCAAGCCAGTGCTGTGAATTACAGAACTATTACATAGGCCTGACTCCCTATGGAGCTgtttcctctgtgctctgctgtTTTGTTCTTGGTTGCTGTTTTATAGCTCTACACAACTGATTTCAGCATCTCCCTTCAAATTTAAATAACTCCTTTTTTATAACATCAACTGAATAATTCACATAAAAAATTTACTTCGTTCTTAATCATTAACCCAGTGTCTAAATATTTGTCTGATGGCAAAAATTGTTACTTTATGAATATAAACTacctgaaaaacatttttaaacattttaataaaaaagttttaaacacCTATACATGCATTATTAACTCTTTATCTTCATCACCCAGATtcaaaaatcatttcaattttgGCATATTTAATtcatctcctcctctttccttggttaaagtattttaaaagcaagatCTAGAGAGCATGTcatgtcttatttttttactGGTATCTTCTCTAAATGATTATGGCATTTCCTTTCATAATTACAATACTATTCATCACAAGTAATACATTTAACAATAATGTAGAACATTATAAACTGTTACATATTAACATATACCCAcataattgtatataaaatatataaattaagacATTTATATTGCTTCTAGAGTGTGGTTTTTCCTTTTGCATAACTGCAATTTGATGGAAAATTATATAGAAGAGCCATCCAAAGTACTCCTAAACATCATCTTTGTCTTGTATCTCTATTATATAATTATAGGCTTTACAGCTTAACTTATTTAAAgtgaaatttcttcatttttcccacTAAAAAATTTGAGGTCCTGTTTTTTAAGAAGGTGAAATTTTTAGAGGGATCCTTTCAGGGGCAGAGAATCCTGATTTTAGATCTCAAAATATATATCTCTCCACTATGATAACTcatacaattttattaattttttattaatgtattttcacATACTTTCTACTAGGAAGAACAACGGAAactagaagaagagaaagaaaagaaaaaagagaatgacaTGGTATTTAAAGCATGGttacaaaagaaaagagagcaaGTTCTAGAAATGAGGAGAATTCAGCGAGCAAAGCAAATTGAAGACATGAACAGTAGAGTAAGTGAAAACCAATCTTGTTTACAAGAAGAGAGTCTGAATGTGAGACTAAGGACCCATGGAAGACATGGAAGAATAGTGCGAGGTCTGCAAAAGATGGAGCATGAGATGACTTTATAGTTAGGTTCtaagaaacaaaaaatcaaattattcctattttttcaaactttcatAGTTGGGTGccgtggcacacaccagtaatcccagctatttgggaggctgagcagaaggaccacaagtttgaggtcaatctgggcaactcagcaagaccttttccaagatgaaaataaattggctaggggtataactcagtggtagagcacttgcgtggcttgtgaggcctgggtttaatccctagcatcTCAAGcaaacaaccaaccaacaaacagaAATGTTCATAGCACAGAAAACCAGAAAACTAccgattcattttttaaagatagtataGCTTTGCTGTTCTAATGAAACATAGATAGATTCTCTTTCACTCAGACAAGTAGACATATAGAAATATTATGTAAAAACTAGCAAGTTAGAgacactgaaatatttaaatcgtaaaaattttaaacaaaaaatccaagagaaagttaaaacaaaaaaacccatatctttactactttaaaataaaaaaaaataaaaggtaaaaattaaaaattcatttttcagctCTTCCAGATTCATCTCACAGTGATAACTATTTTTGACAGTGTGATGCAAACCCAtatgttatttgtatttatttatttacttgaccAAAATTTTATTATGCAGTTTATTTTCACTTCATCATGAATATCTTTCTAGGCCATTACATTTAGATCTCTTTTTTTCAAAGAGATACATGGTATTCCACTCTTAAATTTATTAAACCATTCCCCATTTGTCAATGTTTAGGTAGGTTCCAATATTATGCCATTAATAGTGCTCTAGTAAAGATGTACGTTCTATTGGAAAATATCTGTAATCTGTAGGAGAGTTTTTTAAGAGTAGAATTGATAACTTTTGAATGTTCAGAGTGAAATTTTTGGTTAGCTATGTAAATTAACTTCAAATTGTTATTCAATTTATAGTCCCCCCCAACAGAATGTGAGAGTGAATGTTTACCATACCATCTTTTGGTCatcaaataataatatacatactTCTCTCTGAGTATGGATTTGCatgtttgtgaaataaaaataattatagatataTTGGTGTCTACCAATATATGGTTTTTGGCCCAGAGCTCCTAAAACCCTTTAATTTCATGAGCAGTAGGGGTGCTAGGTGTGTCTTTTATTCTGATATTTGGTCTTTGACTCTGGTTCCTGACAGGGAACTCTTAATCCCCTAGAAATTATCCCGAGTAATAGAAGTATCTTTTGTTCTAATGAGGTAACTTGTTGGTTCCTGGATGGGGCTGGTGAGAGAAAAACTAAGCCATGATTAGGGATTGGAACTTTCAGTTCCATACTCTAGTCAtctcagaaggagagagaggggggctaAAGACTGAGTTAATAATCCATCATGACTAGATGATTGTAAGGAGAGAACCAAGTGAAGGAACTGGAGAGGAGAGGTGGCTCAACAGTAACACAGGTTGATTTGGAACAACCTGTAGAAGGGGTCCTGATGGGTCCTTCCCCACCTATGGGCCAAAGGACACCCCCTCCAGGCATGATGGACCCATCTCCCAGAACCCACAGGGATGTGAGGCCTTCTTTGACCCATGGCCACAGAGTTACGGAAGTAGCTCCACAGAGTTGTGGGCCCGATTACCCAGGGATATTACCACAGACTTATTTGTTATGCTCTTTCGAGGAGTCTCACCAGATTGTTTCCATCCCCTTACAGGACACCCTCCCCTGGGAATGCACCCCCCACCAAGGCCCTCTTCAGGTCCCTGCTTGTTTCCCTCAGGCTGTACATagtccttttatttctttgtggccTATGAGAATGGTTTATAATAATCTctcaaaagaatattataaatgcACTTGATATAGCCATTTATTAAACACCCTTTGATGTATTGAGTACTTAATAGAGTCAAGAAAGGTTGCCTTTGAAAAATTAGCCCTAATTTTGCTTTCCTATAAAACACTTTACTATACCTTTGTACCTCAAAACTTCagtaagaatgaaataaacattCATATGTTGTtggttcaacaacaacaacaacaaaaaacaggtgTACTTGTGTTGGCGAGAAATGATGGCAACTGGGTTAAGGTTATAGCAGTAGAGAGAGAAAGGCATTTGAGGtatgttttaatgtattaattGAAGGAACTTGGTAATTGATTAAATAATGTGTTTGGGGGAGAAGGAGAAGTTATACTAatacactacattttttttctaagcagTTTGGTAGGGGATACTAATTTGGGGAAAttatcattttagtttttaaattgttgagtTTGCTGTACCTACAAAAAAATTCAAGTGAATATATTGTAGATTAAATAGAGAAGATTGTGTAGTGATCAGGAGAGATGTTGAGACTGAAGATACAAGTAGAGAGACTAGTAATTTCAGAAATGGGATAGTTTGTGGGGATGAAAATGTGGCTATAGGCATGGGTGACAAGAGCAGAGGAGAGTTATAAGACAACAAAAtctgtggtggggctggggttgtggctcagtggtaaagtgcttgtctggcatgtgtgaggccctgagtttggaTCGTCAGcgcccatataaataaataaataaataaataaataaataaataaataaataaataaaataaaggtctgccaacaactaaaaaatattttttaaaaaaatctatggggTCGATGTTGAATGGCTGACCAATGTAGTTATAAATTAAACTTGGAAATGGGATGGAGAAGACTTCTGATCCAGGAGTGATTAGAGGTGGTTACATTACCAGCTTTAATAAACACATTGGTATTAAAGGAACATTAGTTTATTTAGGGAGTAGAGGAATGCACTTTGGAAGTATGGCAGAAAATATGTAGGTTCTATTTGAGAGAAGAGGCTGTTCCTTGGGGGCAAATCAGGCTTTGCATAAGATAGGGGATTTAAGGCTAGGGCCCTCTCAGTGGGTCAGGAGGATAAGAGGATGTTTGGAAGTTTTCATATCATTGAATAGGTCACAGAGAACAATCTAGCAAGGTTtatgagggagggaaggaagtagAATTGGGTAGAATCACAGCACACTGCTATAATGGTTAAGAGTATAGAAGACGAGAGGCACTTGTGTTTCCCAATCACTAACTGAGGAAAATACAGCTGTGACTGTACTGCTGACTGTTTCCAGGAGGATGGACCTTCAGGCCTCATAATATTCAGCCTAGTAGAATTTGTGTTAGGTATTTGTAAAAATCAATGTATactttagtattctttttttgtactCTTTGTTAACAGAAATCATAACCTTGAATATCAGTTTCTGAAAACATGGGCTATATCaaacaatttatttcaaataattttatgtaagaaTTCATCATGgttatatattttcctttgcaattactatatttaaaattttttgatacaTTTGCATGTCTATCTAAAAAACTGACTTTAATgagatttctgaaatattttagtgAACTTCCTCCCTGCTGAAGCTTTGGTAGTTGATTAATTTGGCTTATTAAAACATTGTGATAAGTGCATTTTGTTTATTACTGCTGAGGGGCATTATGTATAATGTGAGTCATAGTTTCCAGAATGTATTTCCAGCATATTGTATGTAGAATGACCTTTTCTATATCAGATTAAAGAAAGATTCTGGGTGCCATTTTAGGAAAagtagctaaaaatattttttggaggaATAGCTAAAAATATCTTTCCTGCAATGAAATTTGTTTCCTTTGATCAGTAATATATACATTGTATGTGTGGGGTATATATACCTACATACTCTCTATGAGCACTTACTCCATCATTACTTCTAGTATCTTCATCACTTGAACCAAGAAGAAACCCCCATAATAGTCTTTTTGAGCTCTCCTCTTCATGACTCCTTTTTTCCTGATGCCCTGACCTAGAAATTCAACTGTTCTAAAAGCCCCAAGTTCCCATCTGTGTTTCATGAGCCCATGAGACCATTAACTGCTCTATGCCGTTTCTCTCTTCCTATAATGTGGTCAGGAGAGTAAACAAGTCAGATGAACATGAGGCTGtagcatgtatttttatttctgtcaataATCACAGCTGCTGCATATATTTTGTCTGGTTTTACAGCTGATTAAGGTGGAAAGGAATCTGATGTTACTCCATTCATGGCTGGATGTAGAAATTTCAGATTCTATggtcttttgcttttatttcttaatcaGTTTATCcattagtaattatttttattattcatatttaatctttataattctttgctttcatatttctaatatatttatcTTCTAGTTCCCCCAATATAGAAAGTTATTTGCTATtaccttatatataattttgatgaTAAGACTTTTTAGTTGTGATTTAAtttgctttacattttaaaagtgtaaatattagggctggggttgtggctcagtggtggagctgttgcctagcatgtgtgaggctctgggtttgattctcagcaccacatataaaaaaataataaagtgaaagtccatcaataattttaaagatttttttaaagtgtaaattttaatgtaatgaaAAGGAGATTCAGATTTCCTTTCAGGAAGATGAGGGGCTTGGGATTTTTGTGCCATTTTATACCCCTTTTTTGTTTAATCTGAGGTTATCATtcccattattttaaatgaaaacttttgAAAATCCCTTagaagcaacattttaaaaatagttggtgctttttaaatagataatacaaacaatacagtgtaattcaaaagttaaaatgtacCAAGAATTCTTTCTCCCAGCTTCCCCAGCTAATAAATTCCCCTTTTCCATTAGTAACCAGAATTAGCAATGTTTTGTGCTTCTTTTCAGGAGTattatcattcatatatatatatatatatatatatatatatatatatatatatatatatatatataaaacacatatgtGATATATGGATATAAACCCAAATTCTATCCACTGATGTGTATGTAG
The sequence above is drawn from the Urocitellus parryii isolate mUroPar1 chromosome 9, mUroPar1.hap1, whole genome shotgun sequence genome and encodes:
- the Ccdc181 gene encoding coiled-coil domain-containing protein 181, encoding MNENKDTDSKDSGEYEDDFEKDLEWLINEKEKSDTNVIEMVCKKEENANEELKESETEVELMKQLSDPDKSLKDEVSPRRNDFISVPSIQPLDPVSDSDSENSFQDSKLESQKDLEEEEDEEVRRYIMEKIIQANKILQNQEPVNYKRERKLKFKDKLVDLEVPPLEDNDMYKNYFENENMCGKLSQLYISNELGSESVLLSLTDGSCEENKDRKILVERDGKFELLNLQDIESQGFLPPINNASSTDNEPQQLLLRSPNSSINCVKKEEPVAKIHAVTHSTGEPLAFVPQPPPNPRTCQNFAPNSDRSKGNGKSHHRTQSANTSPVTSTYCLSPRQKELQRQLEQRRERLKKEEEQRKLEEEKEKKKENDMVFKAWLQKKREQVLEMRRIQRAKQIEDMNSRQESRDPQEAFRLWLKKKHEEQMKERKTEELRKQEECLFFLKGTEGRERAFKQWLRRKRIEKIAEQETMKERTRQLRLEARRSKQLQNHFYNMPDAKTFRFTDPYS